In one window of Juglans regia cultivar Chandler chromosome 3, Walnut 2.0, whole genome shotgun sequence DNA:
- the LOC108995299 gene encoding uncharacterized protein LOC108995299, whose amino-acid sequence MEDSKNGTGLEAGYDEVIPSSEAAAKVLHGSVSLMETSEFKNKEPAGNSRVLQIVEARPGIEEESFKNRTGDHGIRMRDLREKDQFYSSGKGAAGHDDQYMMRILDSQPAARPKTKKIKCLKPKVYAASSPKALNSGSFKTGAASGGGGEHQCFCCFKKFPTLKSLCGHMRLHPKRNWKGIRPSDQIGTAFSAAHEDQTGLLPKWSRTGRRGQNSLVLIDRPFQPDNTPMTFRLDPTTIPASTHIPTPVLRTQNVSDKHKHLIGIEKLENQTQFLFSERVASRKQMMEYLQTESKSYSWLMIDGKGCWRHASTASDESNSSSSTRVPSGKATECKYEFEQLPVDLQQPNLNVHEKNEKMVMAMNSEMMRMNWKSKVLRPFEPQIQKKIQKKYSYHEYTCRTCSKTFQTFQALRGHRSSHHKDHNSTKAVQTSIEIQPKKDIANPMVQVKETKELGEHDASLHICNICYKGYPTGQALGGHKKRHWAAARSAELARASSELAKAEDSGSTAALTFVQSPLRDGATAQAAGRKVLHFDLNEPYVEED is encoded by the coding sequence ATGGAGGATTCTAAGAATGGTACTGGGCTTGAAGCTGGATACGACGAGGTAATTCCTTCTTCGGAAGCCGCAGCCAAGGTACTGCATGGCAGTGTTTCATTGATGGAGACATCCGAGTTTAAGAACAAAGAGCCGGCGGGGAATAGCAGAGTACTGCAGATCGTCGAGGCCCGGCCTGGAATAGAAGAAGAAAGCTTCAAGAACCGAACGGGCGATCATGGTATTCGCATGCGGGATTTGAGAGAAAAAGATCAGTTTTACTCATCGGGAAAGGGTGCTGCGGGTCATGATGATCAGTACATGATGCGGATCCTTGACTCTCAGCCTGCTGCTCGCCCCAAGACAAAGAAGATCAAGTGTTTAAAACCAAAGGTATATGCTGCTTCTTCACCCAAAGCTCTGAATTCCGGTTCCTTCAAAACTGGTGCGGCAAGTGGCGGCGGGGGCGAACACCaatgtttttgttgtttcaaGAAATTCCCGACGCTAAAGTCGTTGTGCGGGCACATGAGGCTCCATCCCAAAAGAAACTGGAAGGGGATTCGGCCTTCTGACCAGATTGGTACTGCTTTCTCAGCGGCCCATGAAGATCAAACTGGACTCTTACCCAAGTGGTCCAGAACTGGCAGGAGAGGTCAAAATAGTCTTGTATTAATCGATCGACCTTTTCAGCCTGACAACACCCCAATGACTTTTCGTCTTGACCCAACCACAATCCCGGCATCTACTCATATTCCGACGCCTGTACTTCGGACGCAAAATGTATCAGATAAGCATAAACATTTGATCGGAATTGAAAAACTGGAGAACCAGACTCAATTCCTATTTTCTGAACGTGTTGCCTCAAGGAAGCAGATGATGGAGTACTTACAAACGGAAAGTAAAAGCTATTCTTGGTTAATGATTGATGGAAAAGGGTGTTGGAGGCATGCAAGTACAGCCTCGGATGAAAGCAATAGTTCCAGTAGTACTAGAGTTCCGTCAGGAAAAGCAACCGAATGCAAGTACGAGTTTGAGCAGTTACCCGTTGATCTCCAGCAACCGAATCTCAATGTtcatgagaaaaatgagaagatgGTCATGGCAATGAATTCGGAGATGATGAGGATGAATTGGAAGTCAAAAGTACTGAGACCTTTCGAACCTCAGATTCAGAAAAAGATACAAAAGAAGTACTCATACCATGAATATACATGCAGGACTTGTAGCAAAACATTCCAAACTTTTCAAGCTTTGAGAGGTCATAGATCCAGCCATCACAAAGATCACAACAGTACTAAAGCTGTGCAGACATCGATTGAGATACAACCAAAAAAGGATATTGCCAATCCCATGGTCCAAGTTAAAGAAACGAAGGAGTTGGGAGAACATGATGCATCTTTGCACATATGCAACATATGCTACAAAGGTTACCCAACAGGTCAAGCTCTTGGTGGCCATAAGAAGCGACATTGGGCGGCGGCACGGTCAGCAGAATTAGCTCGAGCAAGCAGTGAATTAGCCAAGGCTGAAGACAGTGGGAGTACAGCTGCTCTTACATTTGTACAGTCGCCATTGCGAGATGGAGCAACTGCTCAGGCTGCAGGTCGCAAAGTGCTGCACTTCGATCTCAACGAACCATATGTGGAAGAGGATTAA